The Paracholeplasma brassicae genome contains a region encoding:
- a CDS encoding DEAD/DEAH box helicase: MSNNLGIKKTHDTMVNRLTEYITSQYFGDNQLLLSASDELLRKEGILFRKPFIESNQSYVKVKDGIRNANIDSNTKNFLISLIDNKLGVFDTPFKHQVEALESFAEGKNLFVATGTGSGKTECFMWPIIYKLVYEAIHKKNTWEQRGVRTIVLYPMNALVTDQITRLRSIIGDRDNKFVDILRGFSPISRRPQFGMYTGRTPYPGDRVDKKINIDIANSYRESYLITKDLTAIQIEEQRKDIEGLKKINKYPSKNIEKLVKALESNKLEEYDSSDDAELILRYEMQQQTPDILITNYSMLEFMLIRKVENKIWDDTKKWLSLNDENKLLIIIDEAHMYSGASGGEVALLVRRLFSKLGITHEKVQFIMTSASMPNEDEEDKKYIHAFSEDLSGCKSGSFVYLFGNKEVIKVNDKVPFDLNTLANLDLDDTILDEVTIEKNISIFANNVFKENVYNDHRIWLYDNITKYEPFNNLIENCRGIATSYDELLIKTVGSSTEKGSRAFDNLLLLAPLAKDINGNVLFPARIHLFFRGLNGIYACLNPNCDCKHKGDGINIGNLYTTNYSQCIKCYSKVYELVNDRRCGSLFIRTFIHKNAVNDSQIMCWNKKGIDENNVIIEFPLYIIPKDYDISKRPKNTELAYFDFITGKLYSFLMNEETCIKVLKSNDFEENNTIFKSCPHCGKRFNFIGLSDFRVKGNIPFYSITKAQFDTQPMTKTPSEFTPNGGKKVLLFSDSRQSAAILARDMTKVADTDSFRRAIFLAMKKIYDNNQKNEFPLNYLYPAFVEVCVENKLRFFYGKELDKFEVDKARFLSIIERYKKMGKEINYSRLHSELNTPCEMYQAYLIELFCSPTVSFSNLGLGYIAPVEEKLQDILFDLDISTLTDLKFIKIFLAFVTQTFTDSFCFDNTVSESVRKEVKYIKGNRYGFNRYDSYMNSYIKNEYPNEYEKIYESIVKEFYRKENENYFLNLEFVKVILTYKNDNKWFKCSKCGSIHPFSIGNSCSICGDSIIYEEYPQDIRKIDYWRKPVISNDNIKSLNTEEHTAQLSFKDQKVTTWAKTEDYEMRFQDVNVERPSKTPIDILSCTTTMEVGIDIGSLTAIGLRNVPPLRENYQQRAGRAGRRGSSISTISVYAQGGPHDTFYFNSPDKIIRGKLRKPWIDVKNDKIIYRHFNLVLFSRFFDSTSYSLYDITMEKFKEIFDDFIKYVKEIQFSEVEVNEYFINHSIEVFKIKLANDLDNFVSSQIEDSRKIFDALFETGILPTYSFPLDVIEFNIEDSEGHIKLAPQRGIDVALSEYAPGRTIVVDKKTYKSAGIYTPSRLKGTINFLKPAEPYFREENGYYKTIHVCLNPICGWFSKEKPHNGKCPFCGESLRLESEKKMLIPWGFAPLNARDIPESEAETEFSYSDEPCYSATPSGDLRRTNYSKLSVSNRKNEEIIIMNKGIEENGFDVCRDCGAAQPRGTKTLKENGIGAPFTSKGNRVSCNHKNVEEGIYLGTRFRTDMFFMQIELDKEKISDRNVILKSASVTLCEAMKLATSRILDISYNDLTIGSRIRTNGKLKIIDIYFYDSLSSGAGYSSQIESYLDEIITNTFDILGNNDDRDICNYWNQRVQYLFNKQLAFDLLYWMTEAKVPSKFTQEETLVLSKPLVNIMQNEFKAMCEIYNNNVIINAKKYEIIRALQRKTGNEITDFEIIQELPTLIEQICN, from the coding sequence ATGTCAAACAATCTGGGCATTAAGAAGACACATGACACAATGGTAAATCGTCTTACAGAGTACATTACGAGTCAATACTTTGGGGATAATCAATTATTGTTAAGTGCATCCGATGAATTATTGAGGAAAGAAGGAATTCTATTTCGAAAGCCGTTTATAGAATCAAATCAATCTTATGTCAAAGTAAAAGACGGAATACGAAATGCTAACATAGATAGTAACACTAAAAATTTTCTTATATCTTTAATTGACAATAAACTGGGTGTATTCGATACACCTTTTAAGCATCAAGTAGAAGCTCTGGAAAGTTTTGCAGAAGGAAAGAACCTATTTGTAGCGACTGGTACAGGCTCTGGAAAAACTGAGTGTTTTATGTGGCCAATAATTTACAAATTAGTTTATGAGGCGATTCATAAAAAGAACACGTGGGAACAAAGAGGCGTTCGTACAATCGTTTTATACCCTATGAACGCACTTGTAACAGATCAAATTACAAGATTACGATCTATAATAGGTGACAGGGATAACAAATTCGTGGATATCTTAAGAGGTTTTTCACCAATCTCAAGAAGGCCACAGTTTGGTATGTACACAGGGAGAACACCTTATCCTGGTGATAGAGTTGATAAGAAGATAAACATAGATATTGCAAATTCTTATAGAGAAAGCTATTTGATTACTAAAGACTTAACTGCCATTCAAATAGAAGAACAAAGAAAGGATATAGAAGGCCTTAAAAAGATAAATAAGTATCCTTCTAAGAACATTGAAAAACTTGTTAAAGCATTAGAATCAAATAAACTAGAAGAGTATGATTCATCGGACGATGCAGAACTTATTTTACGATATGAAATGCAACAACAAACACCTGATATATTGATTACAAACTATTCTATGCTAGAGTTTATGTTAATTAGGAAAGTAGAGAATAAAATTTGGGATGATACAAAAAAGTGGTTAAGTCTGAACGATGAAAACAAGTTATTAATCATTATTGATGAGGCACACATGTACTCAGGAGCAAGTGGTGGTGAAGTAGCACTACTTGTTAGAAGATTATTTTCCAAGCTTGGTATAACACATGAAAAGGTTCAGTTTATTATGACTAGTGCAAGTATGCCAAATGAGGATGAAGAGGACAAAAAATACATTCATGCTTTCTCTGAAGACTTATCAGGTTGTAAATCTGGTAGTTTTGTATACTTGTTTGGTAATAAAGAAGTTATTAAAGTTAACGATAAAGTTCCATTTGATTTAAACACTTTGGCAAATTTAGATTTAGATGACACTATATTGGATGAAGTAACCATTGAAAAAAATATTTCTATTTTTGCCAACAATGTTTTTAAAGAGAATGTTTACAATGATCATAGGATATGGCTTTACGATAACATAACAAAATATGAACCTTTTAATAATTTGATAGAAAACTGTAGAGGTATCGCAACTTCATATGATGAATTACTAATAAAAACAGTAGGATCATCAACAGAAAAAGGAAGTAGAGCATTTGACAATCTACTGTTGTTAGCCCCCCTTGCAAAAGACATTAATGGCAATGTTTTATTCCCAGCTAGAATCCATCTATTTTTTCGAGGTCTTAACGGAATTTATGCATGTTTAAATCCAAACTGTGATTGTAAACACAAAGGTGATGGAATTAATATAGGAAATTTGTACACTACTAATTATAGTCAGTGTATTAAATGTTATTCAAAGGTCTATGAATTAGTGAATGATAGAAGATGTGGCTCGCTATTTATTAGAACATTTATTCATAAGAACGCTGTTAATGATTCACAAATAATGTGTTGGAACAAAAAAGGCATTGATGAGAACAACGTAATTATCGAGTTTCCATTGTATATAATTCCTAAAGATTACGATATTAGCAAGAGACCAAAAAACACTGAATTAGCTTATTTTGATTTTATTACGGGTAAATTGTATTCTTTTTTGATGAATGAAGAAACTTGTATAAAAGTTTTAAAAAGTAATGATTTTGAAGAGAACAATACTATTTTTAAAAGCTGTCCACATTGCGGGAAACGATTTAATTTTATTGGTCTATCAGATTTTAGAGTAAAAGGAAATATACCATTTTATAGTATTACAAAAGCACAATTTGACACTCAGCCGATGACAAAAACACCCAGTGAGTTTACACCTAATGGAGGAAAGAAGGTATTACTGTTTTCTGACTCACGACAATCTGCGGCAATACTTGCAAGGGACATGACAAAGGTAGCAGATACTGATTCATTTAGAAGAGCTATATTCTTGGCAATGAAAAAAATATATGATAATAATCAAAAGAATGAATTCCCATTAAATTATTTGTATCCAGCATTCGTAGAAGTATGTGTTGAGAATAAACTTAGATTTTTCTATGGAAAAGAACTTGATAAATTCGAAGTAGATAAAGCTAGATTTCTAAGTATTATAGAAAGATATAAAAAGATGGGCAAGGAAATAAACTATAGTAGATTACATAGTGAATTGAACACCCCTTGTGAAATGTATCAGGCGTATTTAATAGAGTTGTTTTGTAGTCCTACGGTGAGTTTCTCAAATCTTGGACTAGGATATATAGCACCAGTTGAAGAAAAACTGCAGGATATTCTTTTTGATTTAGATATAAGTACGTTAACCGATCTTAAATTCATTAAAATATTCTTGGCCTTTGTCACTCAAACTTTTACCGACTCGTTTTGCTTCGATAACACAGTATCAGAAAGTGTAAGAAAAGAAGTAAAATATATTAAGGGTAATAGATATGGATTCAACCGTTATGATTCTTATATGAATTCATATATCAAAAATGAGTATCCGAACGAATATGAGAAAATATATGAATCAATTGTTAAAGAATTTTACAGAAAAGAAAATGAGAACTATTTTTTAAATTTAGAGTTTGTTAAAGTGATTTTGACATATAAAAATGACAATAAATGGTTTAAATGTAGTAAATGTGGAAGTATTCATCCATTTAGTATAGGGAATAGTTGTTCTATTTGTGGTGATTCAATAATTTATGAGGAATATCCGCAGGACATTCGAAAAATAGACTATTGGAGAAAGCCAGTTATTAGCAACGATAATATAAAATCACTTAATACGGAAGAACATACCGCTCAATTATCATTTAAAGATCAAAAGGTTACAACATGGGCAAAAACAGAAGATTATGAAATGAGGTTTCAAGACGTTAATGTGGAAAGACCATCTAAAACCCCAATTGATATTTTGAGCTGTACAACAACGATGGAAGTTGGTATTGATATCGGTTCACTTACGGCGATAGGATTAAGAAATGTACCTCCACTTAGAGAGAATTATCAGCAAAGGGCTGGTCGAGCAGGTAGACGTGGTTCGTCAATTTCAACAATTTCTGTCTATGCACAAGGTGGGCCACATGACACATTTTATTTTAATTCACCAGATAAAATCATCAGGGGTAAACTAAGAAAACCTTGGATCGATGTTAAAAATGATAAAATTATATATCGTCATTTTAATCTTGTGTTATTCTCAAGATTTTTTGACAGCACATCTTATTCTTTATATGACATAACAATGGAGAAATTTAAAGAAATCTTTGACGATTTTATTAAATATGTTAAGGAGATTCAATTTAGCGAGGTTGAAGTTAATGAATACTTTATTAATCATAGCATTGAAGTCTTTAAGATAAAACTTGCCAATGATTTGGATAATTTTGTTTCAAGCCAAATAGAAGATAGTAGAAAGATATTTGATGCCTTGTTTGAAACAGGAATATTACCTACATACTCATTTCCATTGGATGTCATCGAATTCAACATCGAAGATAGTGAAGGGCATATAAAACTTGCCCCTCAAAGAGGTATTGATGTTGCATTAAGCGAATATGCACCAGGTAGAACAATTGTCGTTGATAAAAAGACATACAAATCAGCAGGAATATATACTCCCTCAAGACTTAAGGGCACTATAAACTTTTTAAAACCTGCTGAACCATACTTTAGAGAGGAAAATGGTTATTATAAAACGATACATGTCTGTCTAAATCCGATATGCGGATGGTTTAGCAAAGAAAAACCTCATAACGGAAAATGCCCATTTTGTGGTGAGAGTTTACGGCTTGAATCGGAAAAGAAAATGCTAATTCCATGGGGATTTGCTCCATTGAATGCAAGAGATATTCCTGAAAGTGAAGCGGAAACGGAGTTTTCATATTCTGATGAACCATGTTACTCTGCGACGCCTTCTGGTGACCTAAGAAGAACTAATTACTCAAAACTTTCGGTATCTAATAGAAAAAATGAAGAAATCATTATTATGAACAAAGGTATAGAAGAAAATGGATTTGATGTGTGTAGAGATTGTGGTGCAGCACAACCAAGAGGGACAAAAACATTAAAAGAGAATGGTATAGGTGCACCGTTTACTAGTAAAGGAAATAGAGTAAGTTGTAATCATAAAAATGTTGAAGAGGGGATTTACTTAGGAACTCGTTTTAGAACTGATATGTTTTTCATGCAGATTGAGCTTGATAAAGAGAAAATCAGTGATAGAAATGTAATATTAAAATCTGCCTCGGTAACATTGTGTGAAGCTATGAAACTTGCAACAAGTAGAATTTTAGATATTTCATATAATGACTTAACCATAGGTTCAAGAATTAGAACAAATGGGAAATTAAAAATCATTGATATATACTTCTATGATAGCCTATCAAGTGGAGCTGGATACTCATCTCAAATAGAATCATATTTAGATGAGATAATTACAAACACATTTGACATCTTAGGTAACAATGACGATAGAGATATTTGCAATTATTGGAATCAAAGAGTACAATATCTATTTAATAAACAACTAGCTTTTGATCTATTGTATTGGATGACTGAAGCGAAAGTGCCTAGTAAATTTACACAAGAAGAAACATTGGTCTTATCTAAACCATTAGTGAATATCATGCAAAATGAATTTAAAGCTATGTGTGAGATTTACAATAATAATGTGATTATAAATGCAAAAAAATATGAGATAATTAGAGCACTCCAAAGGAAAACCGGTAATGAAATCACTGATTTTGAGATAATTCAGGAACTTCCTACTTTAATTGAACAGATATGTAATTAA
- a CDS encoding IS66 family transposase — translation MAKAYDQTFKNKIIKERLSGLSVKSISIKHGVSVSVTGKAVSCSLKNKVELMTYLSDGHIPIDNNLDERGIKPFVINRKNFLFSNTEKGAEASSMYMSIIQTAKTNGLDTNKYLAYLFENLYKIQIFESDYQDPVKLDDKFKIMAHLLPWDDNIKTQFKMKETSR, via the coding sequence ATGGCAAAAGCATACGATCAAACATTCAAAAATAAGATAATAAAAGAACGACTAAGTGGATTAAGCGTTAAATCAATTTCAATCAAACATGGTGTTTCTGTTTCGGTGACTGGTAAGGCGGTTAGCTGTAGTTTAAAAAACAAAGTCGAACTAATGACTTATTTAAGTGACGGTCATATCCCAATCGATAATAATTTAGATGAGCGAGGTATTAAGCCTTTCGTGATTAACCGAAAGAACTTCTTATTCTCTAATACTGAAAAAGGTGCAGAAGCATCAAGCATGTATATGAGCATCATTCAAACAGCAAAAACAAACGGACTAGACACAAATAAGTACTTGGCGTACCTATTTGAAAACCTTTATAAGATTCAGATCTTTGAAAGTGACTATCAAGACCCAGTCAAATTAGACGATAAATTTAAGATAATGGCGCATTTGCTCCCATGGGATGACAACATCAAGACACAATTTAAAATGAAAGAAACCTCTAGATAG
- a CDS encoding AAA domain-containing protein produces the protein MPVIFLDFYTNLEAKEKNNYKNKNIYSTPLMEQFELINNRLPLNTRFSDIRSFVENAFPSGLTKRYYISCPNYKREVIQRTTASFLRNVVLRADGSELSKRLPNNMSVILIGDIIEGGKLKMLSVKGIELIDEGFTKYGETLIMNSYACSAFQKHTWSIQHIDYNETYFTPNTILNLIETNYPVKNYDTVIKFYDKWDNYLKFREYYLNTQTQRHFPISHVEYKEAYSINRRRYQRNKELYDANLLDSHHDFSKGELIILEKELDDTEPYHLIRVDIDYNRLKYFEETVEKNERKKNKIETSIRSFARDNLALSDVPPKNEKYNEQLRNSFQLEQRFKIIKSEIEPDCADLEQKHAKMIKEQLAAIDAVYQRKIESETSTALTIKEQELSNALKSELDEYTTLLNNQLNNDVREMNDSVIKQKYNDAVDRLKKQLKKDYDQQLNALNQKLKKEKNKDKQETIRSQMSELKKAYENNVEQAYQNVDIKQMFVDRNEGLVQSRRVELQTQQKHNLNEFAKNFQQQRINHYQDVIRKDKNTKKQELEEELRKQIAKRVREESIVRFSLYFKTDPENQYGVVNTLHNKKYRHLIYNNRAEQAKIDRQRNALESFFEGNVKNPYLSTFLFSPEDLSPNLYQNRDWNWFLEKLNDKQKEAVKRAVTSNGVFLLQGPPGTGKTQVIAEIVGHLVKDGKKVLISSETHKAIDNVFERLPKIAEIRPIRLMTSQSGKDSDFSPENLVDNLYYNIAEQMKKTIRSYENFTEYKEKFNLDFKELKVLNQILTKNKMKSDEISQKITDFEKSFDELKEERSSIVDKKEAYVYEKDKYFNTYKRIQNHLFSFDEDLDMQSIDEYKKAIEKAVDSSVFNIANTDDFIRTVFNAKPQEIVSELSQIQSNKISYELQEQKKELGIRILELLDQNDEKSIETRRQKQKEYLEINDKIKSLDDNLDLSEMTIGRIYNPNWLSANHKVAVEHLEKIQTTMLKMKNDITSQLNAQIQKQADKIIMMNNKLIELDSKLKDISNIISELREDQSYHDYQDSKNKLEIKLENFFKQFDVVANYKSIDEALNVIQFEWEDLELNFKEKEKENQTKIPVYKKISDYIQKEEIILEDRKHYTKPLFDTVNLFGTTTTSRDRFDEKSMNELEAYNLGELDLRKQGIDVVIIDEVSKSSFIELLIPILYGKTVILVGDHRQLPPMYEYRNFRDEDYEGLDPNIINSAINRRYISMYEESFFKTLFEKVPNDYKIMLTKQYRSHEHIMNVFNHFYNKNLELGDIAQNSNKKHYLNIEGNQRLIIEQDKHIYFVDSKDYENRSEDSTSIQNKGEADIITELLRKIDEGYQKNKDFNPRINKHQRIDERMSIGVICTYGDQARLIKQRLKANKLTSFKSFNEKSDSRLIISTVDDFQGDERDIIIVSLVRNPIDPSRSNPDFIKAYQRINVAFSRARRLLIIVGSKDYLIRKGVIDLPDVMGDSNNDQKNFRVYEKVIDTIKIYGKVLDDVDIIKERGSNK, from the coding sequence TTGCCGGTTATTTTTTTAGATTTTTATACAAACTTAGAAGCGAAAGAAAAAAACAATTATAAAAACAAAAACATATACAGCACACCTTTGATGGAACAATTTGAACTCATAAATAATAGACTACCTTTAAATACAAGATTTAGTGATATAAGGTCTTTTGTTGAGAATGCATTTCCATCAGGATTAACAAAGAGGTACTATATTTCTTGCCCGAATTATAAAAGAGAAGTAATACAACGTACAACTGCAAGCTTTTTAAGAAATGTTGTTCTTAGAGCCGATGGCTCTGAACTATCCAAAAGACTACCAAACAATATGAGTGTTATATTAATTGGAGATATCATTGAAGGTGGAAAGCTGAAGATGCTATCCGTTAAAGGCATAGAACTCATCGATGAAGGTTTTACGAAATATGGTGAAACACTAATTATGAACTCTTACGCTTGTTCTGCATTTCAAAAGCACACATGGTCAATTCAACACATCGATTACAATGAAACCTATTTTACGCCTAATACAATACTTAACTTGATAGAAACGAACTATCCAGTTAAAAACTATGATACTGTCATCAAGTTCTATGATAAATGGGATAATTACTTGAAGTTTAGAGAATATTATTTGAACACACAAACGCAAAGACACTTTCCTATCTCCCATGTAGAATATAAAGAAGCATACTCAATCAATAGAAGAAGATATCAAAGAAACAAAGAATTGTATGACGCCAACCTACTTGATTCACATCACGATTTTTCAAAAGGCGAACTCATCATTTTAGAAAAAGAACTTGATGATACCGAACCATACCATCTAATTAGAGTAGATATTGATTACAATCGACTTAAATATTTTGAAGAGACGGTTGAGAAAAATGAACGAAAAAAAAATAAGATTGAAACGAGCATTCGTTCTTTTGCACGCGATAACTTAGCGTTATCAGATGTTCCTCCAAAAAACGAGAAGTATAACGAGCAATTAAGAAACAGTTTTCAATTGGAACAACGATTCAAAATTATAAAAAGCGAAATTGAGCCTGATTGCGCTGATCTTGAACAAAAACATGCGAAAATGATCAAAGAACAATTAGCTGCAATCGATGCTGTTTATCAACGGAAAATTGAAAGTGAAACATCAACAGCTTTAACAATCAAAGAACAAGAGTTATCAAACGCTTTAAAATCAGAACTGGATGAGTACACTACTTTATTGAACAATCAACTTAATAATGATGTAAGAGAAATGAATGACAGCGTTATTAAGCAAAAGTATAACGATGCAGTTGATAGATTAAAAAAACAATTGAAAAAGGATTATGATCAGCAGTTAAACGCACTTAATCAAAAACTTAAAAAAGAAAAGAATAAAGACAAGCAAGAAACTATAAGAAGCCAGATGAGCGAGCTTAAAAAAGCATATGAGAATAATGTTGAACAGGCATATCAAAACGTTGACATTAAGCAAATGTTTGTTGATAGAAATGAAGGTTTGGTTCAATCAAGAAGAGTCGAATTACAAACTCAACAAAAACATAATCTTAATGAGTTCGCTAAAAATTTCCAACAACAACGAATCAATCATTATCAAGATGTAATAAGAAAAGATAAGAATACTAAGAAACAAGAACTTGAAGAAGAATTAAGAAAGCAAATAGCCAAGCGTGTCAGGGAAGAATCAATTGTTCGCTTTTCACTTTATTTCAAAACGGATCCAGAAAACCAGTATGGTGTTGTAAATACGCTTCATAATAAGAAGTATCGCCATCTTATATATAATAATCGAGCTGAACAGGCAAAAATCGATAGACAAAGAAATGCACTTGAATCATTTTTTGAAGGCAATGTAAAGAATCCATATTTATCTACTTTTCTCTTTTCTCCAGAAGATCTAAGTCCGAACTTATACCAAAATCGTGATTGGAACTGGTTTTTAGAAAAACTAAACGACAAACAAAAAGAAGCTGTCAAAAGAGCCGTTACTAGTAATGGTGTGTTTTTACTACAGGGCCCTCCAGGAACAGGTAAAACTCAAGTTATTGCTGAAATAGTAGGTCATCTTGTTAAAGATGGTAAAAAGGTTTTAATTTCTAGTGAAACCCATAAGGCAATTGATAATGTCTTTGAACGCTTACCAAAAATTGCAGAGATTAGACCCATTCGACTCATGACATCCCAATCAGGAAAAGACAGTGATTTTAGTCCTGAAAATTTAGTAGATAACTTATATTACAATATTGCTGAACAGATGAAAAAGACCATTAGATCATATGAGAACTTTACTGAATATAAAGAAAAATTTAATCTTGACTTTAAAGAACTAAAAGTTCTAAATCAAATACTAACTAAGAACAAAATGAAAAGCGATGAAATTTCTCAAAAAATCACTGACTTTGAAAAGTCATTTGATGAGTTGAAAGAAGAACGAAGCTCAATTGTTGATAAAAAAGAAGCATATGTTTATGAGAAAGATAAATATTTCAACACTTACAAAAGAATTCAAAATCATCTATTTAGTTTTGATGAGGATCTAGACATGCAAAGCATTGATGAATACAAGAAAGCAATCGAAAAAGCAGTTGATAGTTCTGTTTTTAATATTGCTAATACGGATGATTTCATAAGAACAGTCTTTAATGCTAAACCCCAAGAAATAGTCAGTGAATTAAGCCAAATTCAATCAAATAAAATATCATATGAACTTCAAGAACAAAAGAAAGAGTTGGGGATAAGAATTCTTGAGTTACTTGATCAAAATGATGAAAAATCAATTGAAACTCGCAGACAAAAACAAAAAGAGTATCTTGAAATAAACGATAAAATCAAGAGTTTAGATGACAATTTAGATTTATCAGAAATGACCATTGGTAGAATATATAATCCAAATTGGTTAAGTGCAAATCATAAAGTCGCTGTCGAACATTTAGAAAAAATTCAAACGACAATGTTAAAGATGAAAAATGACATTACCAGTCAATTAAATGCTCAAATCCAAAAACAAGCGGACAAGATTATCATGATGAACAACAAATTGATTGAGCTTGATTCAAAACTCAAGGATATCTCTAATATCATTTCGGAATTACGTGAAGATCAGTCTTATCATGATTATCAAGACAGTAAAAACAAGCTAGAAATCAAACTCGAAAACTTCTTTAAGCAGTTTGATGTTGTTGCTAACTACAAATCTATAGATGAAGCACTTAATGTGATTCAATTTGAGTGGGAAGACTTAGAATTGAATTTTAAAGAAAAAGAAAAAGAGAATCAAACAAAAATACCTGTATATAAAAAAATCAGCGACTATATTCAAAAAGAAGAAATTATACTAGAAGATAGAAAACATTATACGAAGCCATTGTTTGATACAGTAAATTTGTTTGGAACAACTACAACAAGCCGTGACAGGTTTGATGAAAAATCTATGAATGAACTTGAAGCATATAATCTTGGAGAACTTGACTTAAGAAAACAAGGTATAGATGTCGTTATCATTGATGAGGTCAGCAAATCTAGTTTTATTGAATTACTCATTCCTATTTTATATGGAAAGACAGTTATCTTGGTTGGTGATCATCGCCAACTACCGCCGATGTATGAATATCGCAATTTTAGAGATGAGGATTATGAAGGACTTGATCCAAATATCATTAATTCAGCTATTAATAGGCGATATATTTCTATGTATGAGGAGAGTTTCTTTAAAACTTTGTTTGAAAAAGTACCTAACGATTATAAAATTATGCTCACTAAGCAATATAGAAGTCACGAGCATATTATGAATGTATTCAATCACTTTTATAATAAAAATCTTGAACTCGGTGACATTGCCCAAAACAGCAACAAAAAGCATTATTTAAATATTGAAGGGAATCAAAGATTAATTATTGAGCAAGACAAACATATTTATTTTGTTGACAGTAAAGACTATGAAAATCGTTCTGAAGATTCAACATCTATTCAAAACAAAGGTGAAGCAGATATAATTACTGAACTCTTAAGAAAGATTGATGAAGGATATCAAAAAAACAAAGATTTTAACCCAAGAATCAATAAGCATCAACGCATTGATGAGCGTATGAGTATTGGTGTAATTTGTACGTATGGAGATCAAGCACGTCTTATTAAACAAAGACTAAAGGCGAACAAACTAACAAGTTTCAAATCATTTAATGAAAAAAGCGATTCTAGATTAATCATAAGTACTGTTGATGATTTTCAAGGTGATGAAAGAGATATTATCATCGTGTCTTTGGTTCGAAATCCAATAGATCCAAGTCGAAGTAATCCAGATTTTATTAAAGCATATCAAAGAATCAATGTCGCATTTTCAAGAGCCAGAAGATTACTCATTATTGTTGGAAGCAAAGATTACTTAATTCGTAAAGGGGTCATTGATTTACCTGATGTTATGGGCGATTCAAATAATGATCAAAAGAATTTTAGAGTGTATGAGAAAGTAATTGATACGATTAAAATATATGGCAAAGTATTAGATGATGTTGATATCATCAAAGAAAGGGGGAGTAACAAGTGA